One stretch of Aquimarina sp. Aq107 DNA includes these proteins:
- a CDS encoding T9SS type A sorting domain-containing protein → MRNFLYLLLLSNLSAIGQVTIQIETSRITGVAPLYVFFDATQSAGLDGTNDLTNSDFSWSFDTTNTDADGTWEISKGMVAGHVFEQPGVYTVQCTVTDPQGNVDMQTITITVTPFTGTTYYVSEDGDNSNDGVSAETAWETAEYALQQLNSNEQILFRRGDTFDTNGENIEELQNGPIIIGAYGSGNSPVLTSNTEEVLQLINSSDIRIMDLHLIPQGTGPFGAGAITVLNNSENIVALRLEIEQTTGRAIYQDESNLFGVFDSQLHDFGVIGVFSGDSNRFSFVGNTIDQLIGTAQPEHGIRIQGGEKQFLAHNILTNLVDTKTAITVRGDGQRHVMIYRNNMDRILGVNPQNAQTIASISDVTIEGNYIGQNSDYVGQSFGPTINGINIEATNVTIRNNVIDGYRNAVFIGNDGNGVLSGEVDVFHNTVNWRPVTPESGTSGRIVRVRDAFEVNIQNNAISVSNEMEGEILNQDGLSTNIFTSSNLVTENPNYISGTLPESAADQNNILNYTPTEFSPMVNQGSNSIPVFFDIMNNQRPSGSNKDIGAFEFININLSIEESLQESFFIYPNPVTDYIYINSINAIYDVAFTDINGKLLFKKEGCKFPIDIRNFPQGLYFLSLKNEKMVVTYKIIKQTIPN, encoded by the coding sequence ATGAGAAATTTTCTTTACCTTTTATTACTCAGTAACCTTTCCGCAATTGGTCAAGTAACAATACAAATAGAAACAAGTCGAATTACTGGGGTAGCGCCATTATATGTTTTTTTTGATGCAACGCAGTCAGCAGGTTTAGATGGAACGAATGATTTGACAAATTCCGATTTCTCTTGGAGTTTTGACACTACTAATACAGATGCTGATGGTACTTGGGAGATCTCTAAAGGTATGGTAGCGGGACATGTTTTTGAACAACCAGGAGTATATACTGTGCAATGTACGGTAACAGATCCTCAAGGGAATGTAGATATGCAAACTATTACCATAACAGTTACTCCTTTTACAGGAACGACATATTATGTGTCAGAAGATGGGGATAATTCTAATGATGGAGTTAGTGCAGAAACCGCTTGGGAGACTGCAGAATATGCCTTACAACAATTGAATAGTAATGAACAAATATTATTTAGAAGAGGAGATACTTTTGATACAAATGGGGAAAATATTGAAGAACTACAAAATGGACCTATTATTATTGGCGCATATGGATCAGGGAACTCTCCAGTTTTAACTTCTAATACAGAAGAAGTTTTACAATTAATAAATTCTTCTGATATAAGGATTATGGATCTTCATTTAATACCACAAGGTACTGGTCCATTTGGAGCAGGAGCAATTACAGTTTTAAACAACTCCGAGAATATTGTAGCACTTCGTTTGGAAATAGAACAAACTACAGGAAGAGCAATTTACCAAGATGAATCAAATCTTTTTGGAGTTTTTGATTCTCAATTACATGATTTTGGAGTTATAGGTGTATTCTCTGGTGATAGTAATCGTTTTTCTTTTGTGGGAAATACAATAGATCAATTAATAGGTACCGCGCAACCCGAACATGGCATTAGGATTCAAGGAGGGGAAAAGCAGTTTTTAGCACATAATATATTAACAAACTTGGTAGATACCAAAACGGCTATCACTGTTAGAGGTGATGGACAAAGGCATGTTATGATTTATAGAAATAATATGGATAGAATATTAGGTGTTAATCCTCAAAATGCTCAAACTATTGCCTCAATTTCTGATGTGACTATAGAAGGTAATTATATTGGTCAAAATTCGGATTACGTTGGTCAATCCTTTGGACCAACGATAAATGGAATTAATATAGAAGCGACTAATGTCACTATCAGAAACAATGTTATTGATGGATATCGTAATGCGGTTTTTATAGGTAATGACGGTAATGGTGTACTTTCTGGTGAAGTAGATGTGTTTCATAATACAGTAAATTGGAGACCTGTAACTCCAGAAAGCGGAACATCTGGTCGAATTGTAAGAGTTAGAGATGCTTTTGAGGTAAATATCCAGAATAATGCTATTTCAGTTTCTAATGAAATGGAAGGAGAAATTCTAAATCAAGACGGCCTTAGCACAAATATCTTTACCAGTAGTAATTTAGTTACTGAAAATCCGAATTATATCTCAGGAACTTTGCCTGAATCAGCGGCAGATCAAAACAATATTTTAAATTATACACCCACTGAATTCAGCCCAATGGTCAACCAAGGAAGTAATAGCATACCAGTCTTTTTTGATATAATGAATAATCAAAGACCATCTGGTTCTAATAAAGATATAGGAGCTTTTGAATTTATAAATATTAATCTATCTATAGAAGAAAGCTTACAGGAAAGTTTTTTCATTTACCCAAATCCAGTTACTGATTATATTTATATAAACAGCATCAATGCCATATATGATGTAGCTTTTACGGATATAAATGGCAAACTATTGTTTAAAAAGGAAGGATGTAAATTCCCAATAGA